taagcattggggtagatgaaaggtaatcaggttggacacattccatgtcccacagtcttaatccccatattacaggtgagctaacagaagcacagaaaagtgaagtgacctggccaaggtcacagagcaggtatgtggcagagccagtattagaacccaggtcctctgagtcccaggcccacgctctttccactcggtccCGCTGCTCCTCGTACTGCCTACGCCTTGAAAAAAGCCAGAAGAGGCCTGGGATTGCAACATCAGAGTACTCTGATCCGCTTGTGACTCCAGCAAAAAGGGATGAATGATAAAGGCTCAGTCTATTAAGAAGCTGATAGGACAACTACGCAGTCGAAAAATATAGTGCCCCTAGAGGTGGCTGggtttaaattaataataataataatagtgttggtatttgttaagcgcttactatgtgcagagcactgttctaaggggtagatacagggtaatcagattgtcccacgtgaggctcacagttaatccccattttacagatgagggaactgaggcccagagaagtgaagtgacttgcccacagtcacccagctgacaggtggcagatctgggattcgaacccatgtcctctgactcccaagcccgggctctttccactgagccacgcaaattgCGGGCGGGAAGCCTCTTACCTTAAGAAACAAAGCTCCCTTGGAGGCCAGGGCATCTGATCCTCGTCCATTGGGGTAACAGTGATAGGCAGCATCCAGAACTGGATAACGGCTGGCAAAGAGGAGGCCGCTGTTCAGACACTTAAAGCTACAGCAACCGTGACAGCTGTAGACCCCAACATCATAGAGAATGTATTCGAAATAGTGGTGGAGCTGCTCTTTCAACTTCTCCGCTGCTCTTTTGTCAAAAACTTCCTGTAAGCATAGGAAGTCCAAGTTGGCAGGAAAGAAGGCAGAGATCTCATGGTCGAAGATCTCGTCGGTATGCTTCTTTTTTCTCACAGAGGTCTTCTTGATCACAGAGGCCTTGTAGAGCAACTTGTTGTTAATGGCGCTTTGGTCCACAGTGCCGTCTCCAATCCGAACTTTCACAAGGGACTCTCTGGAGGCAGTGTAGCTGTCTAAGCTTCCGGAGTCCCCTTCTTTCTGCTTATGGTTGTGGGTTTGACCCTTCTGGCCTTCCGTTTCAGCCTCTGGCGGAGGATCTGCTTGACAGTCAACCTGCCCAGTGGGGGCATCTACTTCTGGGTCTGAAAGCTGCGCTCCATCTTCCCCACCGATGCGGATGATACAGGCACTGTCTTCTCCCTCATTCGGTTCTGCAGCGGCTTTGGCGTCTCTGTTCTCCTCACTGTTCGTTGTTCCTCCGTTATCTCCCTTGTACTCCATGGATGTCGTCCTCTTAATGCCCATGTTGACAGCTCGGTTGGGGCCATCGCTGCCTTGGGGTGATACCAAGCTGCTGAAGCTTGCTGCACTGATGGAGGTGTTGGTTGGGGAATCGATGTATATTTTGATTTGGGGTCTGCTGGCCCCATTACGGATCCTTCGCCCAATCTCTTTGGCCCGGACTTGCGTGTTGAAGACGTTGTTGAATCTCGCCAGGGAGTCGGGAAGCAGGCAGACATTGGCAGTGCCAAAGCAGAAGCTTTTCCCGGTCCCTGCAGCCTTCCATTCGCTGAGAAGGGCAGAGCCGCTAGCCTGGCTTTTGTCTTCTAGCCTGGAATAGATGTACGGTCTCCTAGCTGACTGGAGGGGAGACCACAGCAGGAACCCGATCAAGGCAAAGGGCAGAGAGGCAACCAGGAGGGCCAAGTAGATGGGAGTGGTAATAATGACGCAGAGAACGTGAAAGTAGCATGGGTCGTCGGCCCGCTGGCGCTTCTCATAGGTGGTGGGTACAAAAGAGGCCAGAAGTCGGTCTGCTAGCCAGTAACATGGGAAGATCAGGGCCCAAGAAAAGGAATGCAGAACCGACAGAAAGCTGTTGGGAAAGGGGGCAGTGTATAAAACCATTGCAACTCAGTGATGGCAGAACCCGGCAAGCCCTACGACATGGTGTCTCTGTCAATAGTCCGTTAGAATTCCAAGGCGAGCCGGGTGTTGAAACTTCTTAGCCAATGTCCAAAAGGTCTGTGATTTGGACTTCAGGGAAAGGTATCACCTCCTAAATACCATTTCACTTTGTCTGAGAAGAAGTGAAAGGCCACTACACAAGGCATGAAATTGTTCTGTCCTTTGGATGGCTGCAGTCTCCCAAGGCCTCATTGTTCAATGCAGAattccatgctgagaagcagagaTGGCTGAAAGGAAACCTGAGGAGATAAACACAAATGAAGACTTCCCTTAATGTTTATTAAGTCATGTCCGAAGATTCCTCTTTTCCTATCTTTTCTCAGgctgctttttctcctctctctttctatctcactgtgtctctctccccacccccaaccccctgcatCACATCTCACCCACACTCAATAAGCATTCTTAATGGATTCGGATTTACCAAGACAGACTTCTCCATTTATTGGCAGACTtctaaaagaataaaataaacccTAACTgctaaaaatattcaggacagaTAAGTTCAGAGTCCCTTGGGGAATGCAACAGTAAGTTCTGTGGTTTTTGTGGATATCAACCTTAACCTCAATCCTGCAGTAACACATCTTCATTTCCATTCAAAAATCTCTTTCTTTAAGTTAAATTTTTATTTACATCAACCACATTTACAATTTAACAAATGGCATTGGCTAATTCTCGTTCATCTGTTCCAAAGCTGCTTGAGGCATTATAACATCTTTTCACTTAAATAATCAATCTTAAAGTGACAGACTTCCTTGGATGAATACACAAAAATTTCTCATGTGATGATGTTTATTGTGTCCAAGTTTATTGGCTCCTAagagaagtttttattttttaaatgcagaGTTTTTGGTATATGATGTTGTATGCTTGCTTTGCATCAGCAACAGCTGTTGTAATTCCAGTTTCTTGACCAAATTTACAGGGGACAAAAGTGAAAAAAGAAACTATCTGTAAAGTGAGACCCCAAAAGGAAAAGTCCTTGGAAAATGGTGCCAAGAAAATTAAGAAAGATTCTAGATGATAAAATAGGCCAGAAATAGCTTGGTCTTAAACTAGTACAATTGAGAACTCATGTTCTAAGCCTGTGTTCCAAACTACTGTTCCCCAAACTGAGAGAAGCTTAAATAATCAAAAGAAAATGTGAATACCAAACAGATTTGGCAAGAAACCTGGACAATAAAGCCAAACTTTATTTTGTTCAGTTATCCAATCTTTTGATTATCCCAATTAGCCTAAATCCCAATTAGTTTAGATACTGTTTCttctagtataataataatgttggtatttattaagcgcttactatgtgcagagcactgttctaagtgctgggatatacagggtaatcaggttgtc
This genomic stretch from Ornithorhynchus anatinus isolate Pmale09 chromosome X1, mOrnAna1.pri.v4, whole genome shotgun sequence harbors:
- the SMPD3 gene encoding sphingomyelin phosphodiesterase 3 isoform X1; the encoded protein is MVLYTAPFPNSFLSVLHSFSWALIFPCYWLADRLLASFVPTTYEKRQRADDPCYFHVLCVIITTPIYLALLVASLPFALIGFLLWSPLQSARRPYIYSRLEDKSQASGSALLSEWKAAGTGKSFCFGTANVCLLPDSLARFNNVFNTQVRAKEIGRRIRNGASRPQIKIYIDSPTNTSISAASFSSLVSPQGSDGPNRAVNMGIKRTTSMEYKGDNGGTTNSEENRDAKAAAEPNEGEDSACIIRIGGEDGAQLSDPEVDAPTGQVDCQADPPPEAETEGQKGQTHNHKQKEGDSGSLDSYTASRESLVKVRIGDGTVDQSAINNKLLYKASVIKKTSVRKKKHTDEIFDHEISAFFPANLDFLCLQEVFDKRAAEKLKEQLHHYFEYILYDVGVYSCHGCCSFKCLNSGLLFASRYPVLDAAYHCYPNGRGSDALASKGALFLKVQVGSTPQDQRIVGYISCTHLHALAGDSTIRCEQLDLLQDWLADFRKSTSSSSTANPEELVAFDVICGDLNFDNCSSDDKLEQQHSIFTHYKDPCRVGPGEEKPWAIGTLLDPEGLYDEEVCTPDNLQKVLESDEGRKDYIVYPTSKNHGPNQKGRKNLAKGSGRRIDYMLYTEEGLYLEWKAEVEEFSFITQLSGLTDHLPVAMRLMVSPGEEDP
- the SMPD3 gene encoding sphingomyelin phosphodiesterase 3 isoform X2 produces the protein MVLYTAPFPNSFLSVLHSFSWALIFPCYWLADRLLASFVPTTYEKRQRADDPCYFHVLCVIITTPIYLALLVASLPFALIGFLLWSPLQSARRPYIYSRLEDKSQASGSALLSEWKAAGTGKSFCFGTANVCLLPDSLARFNNVFNTQVRAKEIGRRIRNGASRPQIKIYIDSPTNTSISAASFSSLVSPQGSDGPNRAVNMGIKRTTSMEYKGDNGGTTNSEENRDAKAAAEPNEGEDSACIIRIGGEDGAQLSDPEVDAPTGQVDCQADPPPEAETEGQKGQTHNHKQKEGDSGSLDSYTASRESLVKVRIGDGTVDQSAINNKLLYKASVIKKTSVRKKKHTDEIFDHEISAFFPANLDFLCLQEVFDKRAAEKLKEQLHHYFEYILYDVGVYSCHGCCSFKCLNSGLLFASRYPVLDAAYHCYPNGRGSDALASKGALFLKVQVGSTPQDQRIVGYISCTHLHALADDKLEQQHSIFTHYKDPCRVGPGEEKPWAIGTLLDPEGLYDEEVCTPDNLQKVLESDEGRKDYIVYPTSKNHGPNQKGRKNLAKGSGRRIDYMLYTEEGLYLEWKAEVEEFSFITQLSGLTDHLPVAMRLMVSPGEEDP